The Zerene cesonia ecotype Mississippi chromosome 11, Zerene_cesonia_1.1, whole genome shotgun sequence sequence aacttttaacatatttacgATAAAATTATCTACTCCAGTTAAGTTCAtgttgtttattgaaaaatccatcctaaaaaaatcgtatttttaaaactttttattgctattatcaagtttgtttgttcaatATGTTCAAGATTAAggaagaatatttaataaatattcttccTTAATCTTGAACATATAACTTAcctgaataaacatttttttattgcgaagTGTTCTTTAGGagattcttaaaaaaaaacagaaaactctatatatatattatactagcgaTCAgaccccagcttcgcccgtgctacatgatatataataatagcctACAGCACTCAGGGACTAATCTAACGACGAAAGAatctttgaaatcggtccgGTATCAGAGATTAAACAAACAAGCCCTTCAGatgtatatacctatatgtccatattaaaatagtaggtaattatagaaaaaccttgttttatagttatttttatatttttcattaaaaatccaAACTTCGTATGATACGTATACGGTATACATTACTTTTACCTCATTCCCATGCCttcataataactttttactgtaCCGATCTTTATATCTTTCAGAGatggaaaagaaaaaacatcaGTTTGAATTCCACCTtctttccatttatttaaaaaaagatctACTTCATTTTCGTACCAGTTGTGTCCTGTAAGTATACgttcatcatattatattctattatatcaCTGTAAAAATACTTAGTGCTGCTTGTTTTTCAATCACCTGGGGGATAACCGTGACGACTTAAAgtagtactaattccagtgtggaaaAGTGATGTAGCTAGACgaccaatttataaatatagcttaaaatgtttaaaactggAACTATTTACCACGTGTCTTTTTCCCAGGCTTATAAACAGAAGAAACATGGAGGTACTTACGTTCTGCAGTTGCTACCCAAACTAATGAAAATAAGATGATTGGCAAATACATGATCAAAATGGTAGATATGTtcaattctaaaattaattgtttttgtactaATTTGATATTGATACTGGGTAAGCCATCctcaaaacatatttataagtcATTCTTGTTGACCTTTATATTAACTTACTTAATATCTAGCTCTATTTACGTGCAATAAAGAAACTCAACATATTAATCCAGCAAAGACTTATTCGTTAATTAAACTAGCACTTAAACTTAATTTACACATGTTTATAGATAAGATAATCTGGTTTCTTTTTGCCCTTGATCTACTTCACTCACAAATTTCAAACTTCTTGAAAAAGGTTGTATTACAAgactaaataaatagtaaatctAACTAATCGAGATAAGCATTGCAAACAAACTATCAGGGGTTcaacatacttttattttgagaaatttttcatGCAGCTGAACAATAACACAAACCAGTAAAAATTGAGATGTTTCTGCAACAGATGAATTTAGACTACTTGTCAATTAAATCAGCGTTGAGATGTTATTTAACCATTTCATAGGTTATTATaatcagttaaaaaaataataggagagttatattatttaacggCAGTTGGTGAGTTAGTGCGATATGTAAAACAATGACAGTGACTAAGAAAGAAGGAAAAGTGAGTATAACTCTTAAAAGTAAAGATAGTGTTAAAACTGTTAATTATGTTGAATTAAacaattcttataatatttattatttaaaatatttaaagcacgCCTGAAATGGTATTAAAACCTTCAAgagcaaataaaaatggacATTTTAACTTCACATCACTCACTTAGTGactttcgttttttttttggaaagagacaaaaaaaataaactataaacctGGCCTTCCTGTATCTATAGATCCGGGGGGGGAGGGGGGGGCATAACCGATCTCTTTAAAGTGCAATGCAGGGTTGCCTCTAGGCTAGCACACTCAGTACACGTGCCCGATGTTGTGGACCAACCTGACCCGGGACCTCAAATTCTCTGCATTAGAAAACGAACGCGTCATTAGCGAAATGTCTAAGGAAAAGTCTCCCGGTCACGATGGTCTCAGCATAGAGCACCTTAAATTTGCAGGACCTCACCTGCTAAGGTTGTTAGCTAcgctttttaatttgtgtattaCTCATACCTACTTACCAAGTGACCTCACTAAAACGCATATAATAcctattgttaaaaataagtcaGGTGATTCAGCTGATCATCTAATTATAGGCTTATTTCTTTGGTCACCGTGATTGCTAAGGTCTAGACAGTCTCCTTATTACgcagttttataaatacattggtTTGCACCAAAATCATTTTGGGTTTCATAGGGTGCTTTCGATAGAGTGTAGTGCTATCCCTTAAGTGGGCTGTAAAGTACTATGAGGATAGAAACACACCAACATACGCGTGCTTCCTCGACTTGTCCAAGGCCTTTGATTTGGTCTCCTACGATCTTCTATGGAGCAAATTAAAGAAAGCGGGAGTGCCTACTGCCTAGCATACTGAATAAAATGTTGGTATGCAGGGCACGAGAATCAGGTTAGTTGGACTGGTGTTTTATTGGAGCCGTATGGGTTGGAATGCGGGGTAAGATAGGGAGGGTTAACGTCTCCTACGCTTTTCAACCTGTACATAAATGACTTGACGGAGTTTTTGTCAACAATATAAGTGATGCTGACGACATGGTACTCCTAAGTACCTCGATCTGTGGACTAAGAAGTCTCCTAAATATATGTGAGAAATATGTAGATCGTCATGGGTTGGTTTACAATACCGCCAAAAGCGAATTCATGGTCTTTGAGGCGGGTGGACGTCGATGTTCTCAAAATATTCCTCCCTCCATGTTAAACGGAGTTAAATTAAAGagggtttttaaatttaaatatttgggaCACATCCTTACACCTAGCCTCAGAGACGATGAAGATATTGAGAGGGAGGGAAGGGCACTATCGGttaaagcaaatatatatagagCTCGCAGATTTGCACGTTGTTCCAAAGAAGTTAAATTAACCCTATTTCAGGCTTATTGCACATCGTTTTACACGTATTCTGGGGGCTAATCACGCTCGACGATCCTACAGTGGATTGATATGACTGTGCTTATAATTTGCTTAAAGTTTGTTGTCAGCGCttgaaataatgataataatatatattcatttaatcgaGCAACTGTAAACACTCATTATGTTTGAACGATATGCTTCAAAACtatgttttgatttaatttcttcCATTATGGCAATAAGTTTCAACTATTTACTAGTGCCCGTAGACTTCTTTCGCGGCGCCTCTTTAACAGAAGTTCACAGAGTAACTATACCAATGAGTATCGACATTCTTAATCTtacttagtaatataatattactaagtaCGTAGTATATTATAACCTACACGTAttacttgtacttattattctgtggtcAACCCACAGATTCTACACTTATATTCTGGACATTAAGCTGTGGTGTTTCACATTTGGATAAAGTAAAAagtagattatacacttatatgaAGTAACTGGTCTTACTTAATCTGTGACTTGGATTGTCGGAATTGCAGGCGGctcagtttatttttaattaaaagctattttaattttaatattttaatctcagTTATATTTCAAGAAAATCGATAGTGTATAGAAGCTTTACCTTCATCATAAGGtgaaattactatttataagtAGCTAATAACTACATGCCTCGCAAGTGTTAACGCATTCGACCCGGGGCAAATGATTTATTCCCAAAATAGCGGTACCTTTGGTTGGCTTGAAGATTGATTGAATGGAAATTTActtttgaagtgaaaatattattttatagcaacTTTTAAAATGGGCCATAATCGAGCTTTATATcaagagataaaaaaaatattcacttggacattttttaaaagtttgatAGTGAATCCTGCTCAGCTACCATTTGTcgcagtttttattttaattgctgaATTAATACTTAATGTTTTGATTGTGGAAAGAGTGCCGTATACAGAAATTGATTGGAAAGCATATATGCAAGAATGTGAAGGATTTCTTAATGGTACTTTGGACTACAGCAAACTTCGCGGCGACACAGGACCTCTGGTATATCCCGCTGGCTTTGTGTATATATACtccattttctattttataacgaATAAAGGAGATAATATCAAGTTAgcgcaatatatttttattggagtttatttgttgttgttgataTTTGTGCTCCGAATCTACATTAAAACAAGGAAAGTACCTCCATATGCTCttgcaataacaattttaacatcCTACAGAATTCATTCAATACATGTACTAAGAATGTTTAATGATCCAATTGcagttcttttattatatgcttCGCTTAATTGTTTTCTGGATGCAAGATGGTATTTAGGCagctttatttatagtttagcGGTATCAGTTaagatgaatattttattatatgctccagctttatttttcttttatttagtaaatttaGGCTTAAACAATACATTCAAACAATTGTTAGTTTGTGCTATAACGCAAATTGTTTTGGGCCTGCCTTTCTTGTTCTCTAATCCTGTAGCATATTTAAAAGGAAGTTTTGACTTGGGAAGAGTCTTTAATCACACTTGGACTGTAAATTACAGGTTTTTGGATGTAAAAGTATTTGAAAGTACTATGTTTCACTTGGTATTATTGGGAATACATATTATGCTTCTACTGTTATGTTTGCCTAtgtgtattcaatattttaaaagttattgcCGCTTAAGATACATTCAAAGACAATTTCAGCCACAAATAGATGccaaaaatttagaaaatagtaaaagtatgaaatctaaaaaagaaaataaagcaaaattaaaCCAAAATCATAAGGATGACTTGTCAAAAGAACAAGAGAACTTCttaaaatcatttgaaaatatgttacaaAAGTCATCATCTAAAATGGGAAACAAATCAGTTGATAAAGTTAAACCTGAAAAAGAAACAGCTCCATATAgcattaattttgatatattgtcACAACTTTTTGTTCTTCCTATGTTTCTAGTAAACTTCATTGGTATTGTGTGTGCTAGGAGCCTACATTATCAATTCTATTCTTGGTATTTTCATACTTTACCATATTTACTTTGGTCTACCAACTACAGTATAGtcataagatttttaatattagcccTAATAGAATTTTGTTGGAATACATATCCAAGCACAGATGCAACTAGTGTCATGCTTCACATTTGCcatataagtatattgtatggagtttatagaaaaatgtCAAAAGAACAA is a genomic window containing:
- the LOC119830376 gene encoding lethal(2)neighbour of tid protein 2; this encodes MGHNRALYQEIKKIFTWTFFKSLIVNPAQLPFVAVFILIAELILNVLIVERVPYTEIDWKAYMQECEGFLNGTLDYSKLRGDTGPLVYPAGFVYIYSIFYFITNKGDNIKLAQYIFIGVYLLLLIFVLRIYIKTRKVPPYALAITILTSYRIHSIHVLRMFNDPIAVLLLYASLNCFLDARWYLGSFIYSLAVSVKMNILLYAPALFFFYLVNLGLNNTFKQLLVCAITQIVLGLPFLFSNPVAYLKGSFDLGRVFNHTWTVNYRFLDVKVFESTMFHLVLLGIHIMLLLLCLPMCIQYFKSYCRLRYIQRQFQPQIDAKNLENSKSMKSKKENKAKLNQNHKDDLSKEQENFLKSFENMLQKSSSKMGNKSVDKVKPEKETAPYSINFDILSQLFVLPMFLVNFIGIVCARSLHYQFYSWYFHTLPYLLWSTNYSIVIRFLILALIEFCWNTYPSTDATSVMLHICHISILYGVYRKMSKEQNFVAKNA